The nucleotide window GAGGGCGACGCGCTCGCCCGAGCGCAGCCCCGCCAGCACGGGAACGCGCGCCGACGCATCGGCGCGGCCGCCGGGCGCGTCGCCCAGGCGGACCTGGCGCAGGCGCGGACGGCCCTCCTCGTCCAGCACATAGACGGCGGTCAGCTCACCCCGGCGCAGCACCGCGCTGGCCGGGACGGTCAAAGCGGCGGGCGCACTGGCGGCCCCCTGCGCCGGGCGCGCCACGGGCAGCCACAAGCGCGCGAACATGCCTGGCGCCGCGCCCGCCAGGTCCGCGGGCAGGGCGACACGCAATTGCGCCGTGTGGGTGGCCCGGTCCACCGTGGGCAGGCGCTGCAAGCCCTGCGCCGGCACGCTCATCCGGCCAGCGCCCAGGCTGGGCACTTCCAACTGCGCCGGACCGTCCGCGAGCTGCAAGGCCTGCGGCACCGTGGCCGAGACGCGCAGCGCCGCCGGGTCGTACAGCCGTGCCAGCGGCCGGCCGGGCGTCGCCATGTCGCCCAAGGCCACGTGCACCTCGCTGACCACGCCGGAATAGGGCGCCCGCACCACGTGCAGGCCGGTCTGCGCGGCCGCGGCGCCGGACTGCGCCTGCACCGCGCGCACCTGGGCGTGCGCGGCCTGCGCCTGGGCCTGGGCGCGCTCCAGGCCCGCCTGGCTGATGTATTGGCGGGCAAACAACTGCCGCTGGCGCGCCAGCTCGCTGTCGGCCAATTGCGCCTGGGTGCGGGCAGCGTCCACCTGCGCGGCGCTGGCGGC belongs to Melaminivora suipulveris and includes:
- a CDS encoding efflux RND transporter periplasmic adaptor subunit, with the translated sequence MGLALAAASCVLSGVTALPAHGQGLDYALVQAHGDVMLHGADGVVEAVRDTTVSAQVPGAVVQLLVRVGDQVRAGQELLRLDAQAARQTAAASAAQVDAARTQAQLADSELARQRQLFARQYISQAGLERAQAQAQAAHAQVRAVQAQSGAAAAQTGLHVVRAPYSGVVSEVHVALGDMATPGRPLARLYDPAALRVSATVPQALQLADGPAQLEVPSLGAGRMSVPAQGLQRLPTVDRATHTAQLRVALPADLAGAAPGMFARLWLPVARPAQGAASAPAALTVPASAVLRRGELTAVYVLDEEGRPRLRQVRLGDAPGGRADASARVPVLAGLRSGERVALDPQAAAQVR